From a region of the Posidoniimonas corsicana genome:
- a CDS encoding glutamine--tRNA ligase/YqeY domain fusion protein, whose product MAADAPTPTGDNPADKPASRNFIQQIIDADIAAGKHQAADIHTRFPPEPNGYLHIGHAKSICLNAGLAREYGGKFNLRFDDTNPVKEEQEYVDAIMDDVRWLGGDWEDRLRHASDYFDTLYDWAVALIKAGKAFVCDLNAEQMREHRGTLTEPGKESPYRSRTVEENLDLFAQMKAGKFKDGEKTLRAKIDMASSNINLRDPVMYRIKHAHHQRTGDKWCIYPSYDYTHGQSDALEGITHSICTLEFENHRPLYDWCLDQLNELGLLPEGRPRQIEFARLNLTYTVMSKRKLLQLVTEKHVSGWDDPRMPTIRGLRRRGYTSQAIRAFCERIGVAKFNSTIDMLWLEDALREHLNEVALRRMAVLRPLKVVLVDEGGKPLTGDIKTCSIANHPQDPAQGEREVTLGPVLYIEQEDFMEDAPKKFFRLKPGGPVRLRGAAIIVCQEVVKDAAGEVTELRCTFNPDTSAKIDDKKVKGTIHWVDAATAVDAPVRVYDHLFGVENPDKAEEGKTFLDNLNPNSLETLTAKCEPALAEAAAGDTFQFERVGYFFADPIDSKPGQPVFNRTVTLRDTWGKESGK is encoded by the coding sequence ATGGCAGCCGACGCCCCCACCCCCACCGGCGACAACCCCGCGGACAAGCCCGCCTCGCGGAACTTTATCCAGCAGATCATCGACGCGGACATCGCCGCCGGAAAGCACCAAGCGGCCGACATCCACACGCGGTTCCCGCCGGAGCCCAACGGCTACCTGCACATCGGCCACGCCAAGAGCATCTGCCTGAATGCCGGCCTGGCGCGCGAATACGGGGGCAAGTTCAACCTCCGCTTCGACGACACCAACCCCGTCAAGGAGGAGCAGGAGTACGTTGACGCCATCATGGACGACGTCCGCTGGCTGGGCGGCGATTGGGAGGACCGCCTGCGGCACGCGTCCGACTACTTCGACACGCTGTACGACTGGGCCGTCGCGCTGATCAAGGCGGGCAAGGCGTTTGTGTGCGACCTCAACGCCGAGCAGATGCGCGAGCACCGCGGCACCCTCACCGAGCCCGGCAAGGAGTCGCCCTACCGGAGCCGCACCGTCGAAGAGAACCTCGACCTGTTCGCCCAGATGAAGGCGGGCAAGTTCAAGGATGGCGAGAAGACGCTCCGCGCGAAGATCGACATGGCGTCTTCCAACATCAACCTCCGCGACCCGGTGATGTACCGCATCAAGCACGCCCACCACCAGCGCACGGGCGACAAGTGGTGCATCTACCCCTCGTACGACTACACCCACGGGCAGTCCGACGCGCTGGAGGGCATCACGCACTCCATCTGCACGCTGGAGTTCGAGAACCACCGCCCGCTGTACGACTGGTGCCTCGACCAACTGAATGAGCTAGGCCTGCTGCCCGAGGGCCGGCCGCGGCAGATCGAGTTTGCGCGGCTCAACCTCACCTACACGGTGATGAGCAAGCGGAAGCTGCTGCAGCTGGTCACCGAGAAGCACGTCAGCGGCTGGGACGACCCCCGCATGCCGACCATCCGCGGCCTCCGCCGCCGCGGCTACACCAGCCAGGCGATCCGCGCGTTCTGCGAGCGGATCGGCGTGGCCAAGTTCAACAGCACAATCGACATGCTGTGGCTGGAGGACGCGCTGCGCGAGCACCTCAACGAGGTCGCGCTGCGTCGCATGGCCGTGCTGCGGCCGCTGAAGGTGGTGCTGGTGGACGAAGGTGGCAAGCCGCTCACCGGCGACATAAAAACTTGCAGCATCGCCAATCACCCGCAGGACCCCGCGCAGGGCGAGCGCGAGGTGACGCTCGGCCCGGTGCTGTACATCGAGCAGGAAGACTTCATGGAGGACGCGCCCAAGAAGTTCTTCCGCCTGAAGCCGGGCGGCCCGGTCCGCCTCCGCGGCGCGGCCATCATCGTCTGTCAGGAGGTGGTGAAGGACGCCGCGGGCGAGGTCACCGAACTCCGCTGCACGTTCAACCCCGACACCAGCGCCAAGATCGACGACAAGAAGGTCAAAGGAACCATCCACTGGGTCGACGCCGCCACCGCGGTCGACGCGCCGGTACGCGTGTACGACCACCTGTTTGGCGTCGAGAACCCGGACAAAGCAGAGGAGGGCAAGACCTTCCTCGACAACCTGAACCCCAACTCGCTCGAGACCCTCACTGCCAAGTGCGAGCCCGCCCTGGCCGAAGCCGCCGCGGGCGACACCTTCCAGTTCGAACGCGTGGGCTACTTTTTCGCCGACCCGATCGACTCGAAGCCGGGCCAGCCCGTGTTCAACCGCACGGTGACGCTGCGCGATACCTGGGGCAAGGAGAGCGGGAAGTAG
- a CDS encoding MSCRAMM family protein: protein MTNLEQRRWTAAAVVVSLSVAGLVNAAEEREAPLGPIVVRGTVTDESGEPVAGAKVWLLLRYALAGQEPWVVTAEADERGEYKLEVDPAWTAREASYAPRAVWCFAPGHALGVANANRQVDDAADEPVDVRLGPESEVTIKVLNSQGEPVAGAPLTSFYYLNGGYQPPPEAVIKSLALATDDSGQVALPFADPSKLYSVQFSLPKYGDQYLQLSRQPDAQTSHTFRFVRTGTLTLKVEGGEPANRAGIAASVVGDSYGPGAQGRAQLTTNDEGSATAETFAEGRYRIYCRGADLGRLRPRLPKEIIVRAGETTVATITLEPTVEVRGRVVAEGTDTPVAGATVSVQHGNAQSERVTTDAQGWYTAQVLAGPVRSYLNTIPKGFQDWSRVSTDNQPTEAAASDKPTRLPDLLLRETVKLAGRLVDQDDRPLENYRVMAYVGNRTQGGAATDPAGGFEFSLPSGQQAERYTAYSQEGNRARHPAEIVNEQPLLLRINTSGVPTNVEITTSPTPPDKLRPPTPPAAGGGDRPVIIVAENVMIAGGKMVDLFGAQEYLESFENPAALTAELLLTQGSLRGDNERYEEMRLWSSAMREIIGFRSVITNIVGSRVSGRYDSLQLGDRWPPEGTREVAGRVVNAAGEPAPGAQVVLVEPAPAGARFYYHALYLTDGSARRTDEDVIVNTDEEGRFVHQTAAGEFGFIVMHPDGFAMAGPDAAGADAEPIALQPWARVTARAVPDQAIKQHLSVSCRLRPSPGLGDVYARMNSPQGDVEHDFIAVPPGLKVGVQRNIEGESGISTSLNGASASVETKPGETVHVEFGPLTKTQRATAEAQLKQWGE from the coding sequence ATGACGAACTTGGAACAGCGAAGGTGGACCGCAGCGGCGGTGGTGGTGTCGCTTTCGGTAGCGGGCTTGGTCAACGCCGCCGAGGAGCGTGAGGCCCCACTAGGCCCGATCGTGGTGCGCGGCACGGTTACCGACGAGTCGGGCGAACCGGTCGCGGGCGCGAAGGTGTGGCTGCTGCTCCGCTACGCCTTGGCCGGTCAAGAGCCTTGGGTGGTCACCGCCGAAGCCGACGAGCGTGGCGAGTATAAGTTGGAAGTCGATCCCGCCTGGACGGCGCGGGAAGCGTCGTACGCGCCGCGTGCGGTCTGGTGCTTCGCCCCAGGTCACGCACTGGGGGTGGCGAACGCCAACCGGCAGGTTGACGACGCCGCCGACGAGCCGGTCGACGTGCGGCTTGGCCCCGAGTCCGAGGTAACCATCAAGGTGCTGAATAGCCAGGGCGAACCAGTCGCCGGGGCGCCCTTAACGTCATTCTATTACCTGAACGGCGGTTACCAGCCTCCTCCTGAGGCGGTCATCAAGTCTCTCGCCCTCGCCACTGACGACAGCGGACAGGTTGCGCTGCCGTTTGCCGATCCGTCGAAGCTCTACAGCGTGCAGTTCTCCCTACCGAAGTACGGCGACCAGTACCTTCAGCTGTCGCGTCAACCGGACGCACAAACGAGCCACACGTTCCGGTTTGTGCGAACAGGCACGCTGACACTTAAGGTCGAGGGCGGTGAACCCGCGAACCGGGCCGGGATAGCGGCGTCGGTGGTGGGGGATAGCTACGGCCCCGGCGCTCAGGGGCGGGCCCAGCTCACCACCAACGACGAGGGCTCCGCAACCGCCGAAACCTTCGCGGAGGGACGCTACCGCATCTACTGCCGCGGCGCCGACCTGGGGCGGCTCAGGCCGCGGCTGCCTAAGGAGATCATCGTCCGGGCCGGGGAAACAACGGTCGCTACCATCACGCTCGAGCCGACGGTCGAAGTCCGCGGACGCGTGGTCGCCGAAGGGACCGACACACCGGTGGCCGGCGCGACCGTTTCGGTGCAGCACGGGAACGCACAGAGCGAGCGCGTCACGACCGATGCGCAGGGCTGGTACACCGCGCAGGTGCTGGCGGGGCCGGTCCGCTCGTACCTGAACACCATCCCAAAGGGCTTTCAGGACTGGTCGCGCGTGTCGACCGACAACCAGCCAACCGAGGCAGCCGCGTCCGACAAACCAACCCGACTGCCGGACCTGTTGCTCCGCGAAACGGTCAAGCTCGCCGGCCGGCTGGTCGATCAAGACGACCGCCCGCTTGAGAACTACCGCGTCATGGCGTACGTCGGCAACCGCACGCAGGGGGGCGCCGCCACCGATCCGGCGGGCGGATTTGAGTTCTCACTACCGTCCGGCCAGCAGGCAGAGCGGTACACGGCCTACTCCCAGGAGGGAAACCGGGCACGCCACCCAGCAGAGATCGTCAATGAGCAGCCGCTGCTGCTCCGCATCAACACCAGTGGCGTCCCCACCAATGTTGAGATCACCACCAGCCCCACGCCGCCCGACAAACTCCGCCCGCCGACGCCGCCGGCCGCGGGCGGCGGGGATCGGCCGGTCATCATCGTGGCCGAGAACGTGATGATCGCCGGCGGCAAGATGGTCGACCTGTTCGGCGCGCAGGAGTACCTCGAGTCGTTCGAGAACCCGGCGGCCCTGACTGCCGAGCTGCTGCTCACCCAGGGGAGCCTCCGCGGCGACAACGAACGCTACGAAGAGATGCGGCTTTGGTCCAGCGCGATGCGGGAGATCATCGGCTTCCGGAGCGTCATCACCAATATAGTCGGGTCGCGCGTGTCCGGGCGGTACGACAGCCTGCAGCTCGGCGATCGCTGGCCGCCGGAGGGGACCCGCGAGGTGGCGGGGCGGGTGGTCAACGCGGCGGGCGAGCCGGCCCCGGGCGCGCAGGTCGTGCTGGTCGAACCCGCGCCCGCCGGCGCCCGGTTCTACTACCACGCTCTCTACTTGACCGACGGCTCCGCGCGGCGGACCGATGAGGACGTCATTGTCAACACGGACGAGGAGGGCCGGTTCGTGCACCAAACGGCGGCCGGCGAGTTCGGCTTCATCGTGATGCACCCCGACGGCTTCGCGATGGCGGGCCCGGACGCCGCCGGGGCGGATGCGGAGCCGATAGCGCTCCAGCCGTGGGCCCGGGTCACCGCCCGGGCTGTCCCCGACCAGGCGATCAAGCAGCACCTGTCGGTTTCGTGCCGGCTCCGCCCCAGCCCAGGATTGGGAGACGTCTACGCGCGGATGAACTCGCCGCAGGGCGATGTCGAGCACGACTTCATCGCCGTGCCGCCCGGCCTGAAGGTCGGCGTGCAGCGGAACATCGAGGGCGAGAGCGGCATCAGCACCAGCCTCAATGGCGCGTCGGCCAGCGTTGAGACCAAGCCGGGCGAGACCGTGCACGTCGAGTTCGGCCCGCTCACCAAGACGCAGCGCGCCACCGCCGAGGCCCAACTCAAACAGTGGGGCGAGTAG
- a CDS encoding carboxypeptidase-like regulatory domain-containing protein yields the protein MAILERWNRISGAALMIVSMAAAVQAEEPVVVRGTVTDESGQPVAGAIVALDLRRSANEAENWSVTARSDSGGQYALSIKLEWVKLGAYYHSRTVWCYQPGKLIEAASAYQQVDRGNETPLDFILRPGSETTFEFRTPEGKPLRDAALASFHYKVANIDIPPDLIIDALDARTDAHGILHLPCCEQARVYSIRLRTGDWGTQAFYLEQAETPRPPVLTLAPTGKLRITLTGGDMASRAGALFMPYSNSDARRLPRGEGKAVVDADGVAVIEQLAAGGYQLMASNAKGADFLPKIPRTFEVQPGETTELEVPLVKAVKVTGSVVAEGADQPVVGAYVSVGYGVSRQSQNILTGPDGTFETCVLPGTVRTQAIILPKPFSHWIRDRTRQAATQVAADATEVRLPPIYLLEPKVVSGKLVDERGQPLPGRRLTLKSGDEYIGGGQTDDVGKFEARIGAGATPDVIVVEDPNGGFRGTYARIDSQDPMVISVRRSGLPWNVEVSESPTPPEKLTAPEIDRGADDPDRPRVIFARNVVILGGKTGDYIDAQEYLQSLDRPEATMPYFAATRDLARDPEGYEEARLWVRAMRQLIGFRGGTVRRLDTRRSAVFDELRLGDSWPPEHAETVHGVVLTPTGEPAAGAQVVLLEPPPLSAQQYSASLYLRNGALRDASEHEVAYTDQDGRFEHLVTAPDQYGVMVFHPEGFAMWQRSTGGDSPEPIKLDRWARIVTTLAPNKGNRQSTSIGPALQGFAGNRHLSMHEFSQRDTLRHEFPAVPPGMRVILQRSYQTESGMGVAISPSVIDIQTEPGTTYEVEFGPLTEADKRDIEANLKRYGPN from the coding sequence ATGGCGATCTTGGAACGATGGAACCGGATCAGCGGGGCGGCGCTGATGATCGTCTCAATGGCGGCCGCAGTCCAAGCCGAAGAGCCGGTCGTCGTGCGCGGCACGGTGACCGACGAGTCCGGCCAACCGGTCGCGGGGGCCATCGTAGCGCTTGACCTGCGTCGCTCGGCAAACGAGGCCGAGAACTGGTCGGTGACCGCCAGGTCGGACAGCGGCGGCCAGTATGCTCTGTCAATCAAGCTGGAATGGGTCAAGCTCGGCGCGTACTACCACTCCCGCACGGTGTGGTGCTACCAGCCTGGCAAGCTGATCGAGGCCGCGTCCGCTTACCAGCAGGTCGATCGGGGGAACGAAACGCCGCTGGACTTTATTCTGCGGCCGGGGTCCGAAACGACCTTTGAGTTCCGCACCCCCGAGGGAAAGCCGCTGCGGGACGCGGCCCTTGCTTCTTTCCACTACAAAGTGGCCAACATCGACATTCCTCCAGACCTGATCATCGACGCGCTCGACGCCCGCACCGACGCCCACGGCATCCTCCACTTGCCGTGCTGCGAACAGGCAAGGGTCTACTCAATCCGGCTCCGCACCGGCGATTGGGGAACACAGGCGTTCTACCTCGAGCAAGCCGAGACGCCGCGGCCGCCGGTGCTCACACTGGCGCCTACCGGGAAGCTGAGAATAACGCTGACGGGAGGCGACATGGCGTCACGCGCCGGCGCTCTCTTCATGCCGTACTCCAACAGTGACGCCCGACGCCTGCCTAGGGGCGAAGGCAAGGCGGTTGTCGACGCCGACGGCGTCGCGGTCATCGAGCAACTGGCGGCGGGCGGGTACCAGCTCATGGCCTCCAACGCCAAGGGCGCCGACTTCCTGCCGAAGATCCCCAGGACGTTCGAGGTCCAACCAGGCGAGACGACAGAGCTTGAGGTCCCGTTGGTGAAGGCGGTCAAGGTGACCGGCAGCGTTGTTGCCGAGGGGGCGGATCAGCCGGTTGTCGGCGCGTACGTGAGCGTGGGTTACGGGGTTTCGCGCCAGTCGCAGAACATACTAACCGGGCCCGACGGGACCTTCGAGACCTGCGTGCTGCCCGGCACGGTCCGCACGCAGGCCATCATCCTGCCGAAGCCGTTCAGCCATTGGATCCGGGACCGCACCCGCCAGGCCGCCACGCAGGTTGCCGCCGACGCAACCGAGGTGAGGCTGCCGCCGATTTACCTGCTCGAACCGAAAGTCGTGTCCGGTAAGCTGGTCGACGAGCGGGGACAGCCGCTTCCGGGACGACGGTTGACGCTCAAGTCCGGCGACGAGTATATCGGCGGCGGTCAGACGGACGACGTCGGAAAGTTCGAGGCCCGTATCGGCGCCGGCGCAACTCCCGATGTGATTGTAGTAGAAGACCCCAACGGAGGGTTTCGCGGGACTTACGCGCGGATCGACAGTCAGGACCCAATGGTGATCAGCGTGCGCCGTTCGGGACTGCCGTGGAACGTTGAGGTCTCCGAGTCACCGACTCCTCCCGAAAAGCTCACCGCACCGGAGATCGACCGCGGCGCCGACGACCCCGACCGGCCCCGGGTCATCTTTGCCAGGAACGTCGTCATTCTGGGCGGCAAGACGGGCGACTACATCGATGCGCAAGAGTACCTGCAGTCGCTCGACCGCCCCGAAGCAACCATGCCGTACTTCGCCGCGACACGGGACCTCGCCCGCGATCCAGAGGGGTACGAGGAAGCACGGCTGTGGGTACGCGCGATGCGACAGCTCATCGGGTTCCGTGGGGGGACGGTCCGGCGGCTGGACACGCGCAGGTCGGCGGTGTTCGACGAACTGCGGCTGGGTGATTCGTGGCCGCCTGAGCACGCCGAGACCGTCCACGGGGTCGTGCTGACCCCAACCGGCGAGCCAGCCGCCGGCGCGCAGGTGGTGCTGCTGGAGCCGCCACCCTTGTCGGCTCAGCAGTACAGCGCCTCGCTCTACCTCAGGAACGGCGCCCTCCGCGACGCGTCCGAGCACGAAGTCGCGTACACGGACCAGGACGGCCGGTTCGAGCACCTGGTGACCGCACCCGACCAGTACGGGGTAATGGTCTTCCACCCGGAAGGATTCGCCATGTGGCAGCGGTCCACGGGCGGCGACTCCCCCGAGCCGATCAAGCTCGACCGCTGGGCCCGCATCGTCACGACCCTGGCGCCCAACAAGGGAAACAGGCAGTCGACGAGCATCGGTCCGGCGCTTCAAGGCTTCGCGGGCAACCGGCACCTCAGCATGCACGAGTTCTCGCAGCGCGACACGCTCAGGCACGAGTTCCCGGCTGTGCCGCCAGGGATGCGGGTGATTCTGCAACGCAGCTACCAGACGGAAAGCGGGATGGGGGTGGCGATCTCACCCAGCGTAATCGACATCCAGACCGAGCCGGGCACAACCTACGAAGTCGAATTCGGCCCCCTCACCGAAGCCGACAAGCGGGACATCGAGGCCAACCTGAAACGGTACGGGCCGAACTAG
- a CDS encoding NAD(P)/FAD-dependent oxidoreductase has protein sequence MTDPAAHRPRVVIIGGGFGGLHAARALRRAEVDVTLIDRSNFHLFQPLLYQVATGGLSPANIAAPLRAVLRRQKNARVLQAEVTGFDLERRRVLIAGGEVEYDYLIVAAGSTHSYFGHDDWSLHAPGLKSIDDATEIRAQVLSAFERAELCEDPAERARLLTFVIVGAGPTGVEMAGALSELSRYTLRGEFRSINPADARIVLVDASPRVLSVYPPELSAKAARFLDEKGVEVQNGVRVTQVTATHVELDAPTGPERIESETIIWAAGVAASPLARRLADAAGLEVDRAGRIPIGDDLTIAGHDNVMVIGDMACFAGKDGHPLPGVAPVAIQQGKHAARRIQNLQAGDATPPFKYHDMGSMATIGRSAAVVSMGRLKFAGFFAWVMWLFVHLMQLVNFQNRLLVLTQWAWSYVTRNRSARLITRTDHHASEQAAELQESSAG, from the coding sequence GTGACCGACCCAGCTGCCCACCGCCCCCGCGTTGTGATCATCGGCGGGGGTTTCGGAGGACTGCACGCCGCCCGTGCGCTACGCCGGGCCGAAGTCGATGTGACGCTGATCGACCGGTCAAACTTCCACCTCTTCCAGCCGCTGCTCTACCAGGTCGCCACCGGCGGTCTGTCGCCAGCGAACATCGCTGCGCCGCTGCGGGCCGTGCTGCGGCGCCAGAAGAACGCCCGGGTGCTGCAGGCGGAGGTCACCGGCTTCGACCTCGAGCGGCGGCGGGTGCTGATCGCCGGCGGAGAAGTGGAGTACGACTACCTGATCGTCGCGGCGGGCTCGACCCACAGCTACTTCGGTCACGACGACTGGAGCCTCCACGCGCCGGGGCTCAAGTCCATCGACGACGCCACCGAGATCCGCGCGCAGGTGCTATCGGCGTTCGAGCGGGCCGAGCTGTGCGAAGACCCGGCCGAGCGGGCCCGACTGCTCACCTTCGTGATCGTGGGCGCCGGACCTACCGGCGTCGAGATGGCAGGCGCCCTGTCCGAGCTGTCCCGCTACACGCTGCGGGGCGAGTTCCGCAGCATCAACCCGGCCGACGCCCGCATCGTGTTGGTGGACGCCTCGCCGCGGGTGCTGTCGGTCTACCCGCCGGAGCTGTCCGCCAAGGCAGCCCGGTTCCTCGACGAGAAGGGCGTGGAGGTTCAGAACGGCGTGCGGGTCACGCAGGTCACCGCCACACACGTCGAGCTAGACGCGCCCACCGGCCCGGAACGGATCGAGTCCGAGACGATCATCTGGGCGGCGGGCGTGGCCGCGTCGCCGCTGGCGCGCCGACTGGCAGACGCGGCGGGCCTGGAGGTCGACCGGGCCGGGCGGATCCCGATCGGCGACGACCTGACGATCGCCGGGCATGACAACGTCATGGTCATCGGCGACATGGCCTGCTTCGCGGGGAAGGACGGCCACCCGCTGCCCGGTGTGGCGCCGGTCGCCATCCAGCAGGGCAAGCACGCGGCCCGGCGGATCCAGAACCTCCAGGCGGGCGACGCCACGCCGCCCTTCAAGTACCACGACATGGGCTCCATGGCCACGATCGGCCGGTCGGCGGCGGTGGTGAGCATGGGCAGGCTCAAGTTTGCGGGGTTCTTCGCGTGGGTGATGTGGTTGTTCGTGCACCTGATGCAGCTGGTGAACTTCCAGAACCGGCTGCTGGTGCTGACGCAGTGGGCCTGGAGCTACGTCACACGGAACCGCTCGGCGCGCCTAATCACCCGCACCGATCACCACGCGTCGGAACAGGCCGCCGAGCTGCAGGAGTCTTCCGCCGGCTAG
- a CDS encoding putative zinc-binding metallopeptidase, producing MQTYDCSCGNKLFFNNTHCSACSRTVGWCDACAAVTSISPSGECDAPGCSQTLQPCANRAAYQVCNCLVPADGDQPLCLSCQTTTDVPDPNDPTQLTQWRVLEAGKRRLLYELAQVGVSREQLTADPPLSFRFLADTPGKHIITGHADGVITINLEEADPVVRAKGRQQFGEPHRTVIGHFRHEVGHFLWMRLVENDRPDACIKLFGDHRDPPYGEAMDRYYAEGPPADWQARFISQYASSHPWEDFAETMGFYLDMRAVLDTLEHQVTPLSVRRGADLDELLAGYLKAGIALNEINRTMGLTDLVPEVVSPPVVEKLRFVHGLFPSEAVLLATG from the coding sequence ATGCAAACCTACGACTGCTCGTGCGGTAACAAGCTGTTCTTCAACAACACGCACTGCTCGGCGTGCAGTCGCACCGTCGGTTGGTGCGACGCGTGCGCGGCGGTCACCTCCATCTCGCCGAGCGGCGAGTGCGACGCACCCGGCTGCAGCCAGACGCTGCAGCCCTGCGCCAACCGCGCCGCCTACCAGGTCTGCAACTGCCTCGTCCCTGCAGACGGCGACCAACCGCTCTGCCTGAGCTGCCAGACCACAACCGACGTCCCCGACCCGAACGACCCAACCCAGCTTACCCAGTGGCGGGTGCTGGAAGCCGGCAAGCGACGCCTGCTGTACGAGCTGGCGCAGGTGGGCGTCAGCCGCGAACAGCTCACCGCCGACCCGCCGCTGTCGTTCCGCTTCCTGGCAGACACGCCGGGCAAGCACATCATCACCGGCCACGCGGACGGCGTGATCACCATTAACCTGGAGGAGGCCGACCCGGTCGTGCGTGCGAAGGGGCGGCAGCAGTTCGGCGAGCCCCACCGGACCGTCATCGGTCACTTCCGGCACGAGGTCGGCCACTTCCTCTGGATGCGGCTGGTGGAGAACGACCGCCCGGACGCCTGCATCAAGCTGTTCGGCGACCACCGAGACCCGCCCTACGGCGAGGCGATGGACCGCTACTACGCCGAAGGCCCGCCGGCCGACTGGCAGGCGCGGTTCATCAGCCAGTACGCGTCGAGCCACCCCTGGGAGGACTTCGCCGAGACCATGGGCTTCTACCTCGACATGCGGGCGGTGCTCGACACGCTGGAGCACCAGGTGACGCCGCTGTCGGTGCGGCGCGGCGCCGACCTGGACGAGCTGCTGGCCGGCTACCTCAAGGCCGGCATCGCGCTGAACGAGATCAACCGCACCATGGGCCTCACCGACCTAGTGCCCGAGGTGGTCAGCCCGCCGGTGGTCGAGAAGCTGCGATTCGTGCACGGGCTGTTCCCGTCGGAGGCCGTGCTGCTGGCGACCGGCTAG
- a CDS encoding M50 family metallopeptidase yields MTSKLAIAALAAPLIAWAWLAMLLTHELGHVVAVPLTGGELAYVNLYPGQIPSTLAGPNPRPAVVLWAGFLSGWLLPLLVAVAVSRWRSMAPFAWGWAGFCWLAGGVYLAFGGLERYADTAQLITLGWPGWPLVPLGLAVAAVGYWRCRRSWPEVVKARATGRGVVVAWLAVAAWVAVQQLLAAKVAVAVQG; encoded by the coding sequence TTGACGAGTAAACTCGCCATTGCGGCACTAGCGGCGCCGCTGATTGCCTGGGCTTGGCTCGCGATGCTCCTCACCCACGAGCTGGGCCACGTCGTGGCGGTCCCGCTCACCGGCGGCGAGCTGGCCTACGTGAACCTCTACCCGGGGCAGATCCCCAGCACGCTGGCAGGGCCCAACCCCCGGCCGGCGGTGGTGCTGTGGGCGGGGTTCTTGTCGGGATGGCTGCTCCCGCTGCTGGTAGCGGTCGCCGTGAGCCGGTGGCGGAGCATGGCGCCGTTCGCCTGGGGATGGGCGGGGTTCTGCTGGCTGGCCGGCGGCGTCTACCTGGCGTTCGGCGGGCTCGAGCGGTACGCCGACACGGCCCAACTCATCACGCTCGGCTGGCCCGGCTGGCCGCTGGTTCCGCTCGGTCTGGCGGTCGCGGCCGTAGGGTACTGGCGGTGCCGCCGCTCCTGGCCAGAGGTCGTAAAGGCCAGGGCGACCGGGCGCGGGGTTGTCGTTGCCTGGCTGGCGGTAGCCGCGTGGGTGGCCGTGCAGCAGCTGCTCGCCGCGAAGGTGGCGGTTGCCGTCCAGGGCTAG